Proteins from a single region of Oreochromis niloticus isolate F11D_XX linkage group LG7, O_niloticus_UMD_NMBU, whole genome shotgun sequence:
- the ppp6r3 gene encoding serine/threonine-protein phosphatase 6 regulatory subunit 3 isoform X6, which produces MFWKFDLHTTSHIDTLLEKEDVTLTEVMDEDDVLQECKAQNHKLVDFLLRPQCMEDLVTFITQEPSTDVEEKVKYKYPNISCELLTSDVSQINDRLGEDEKLLMKLYSFLQNEPPLNPLLASFFSKVLSILIGRKPEQIVDFLRKQEDFVDLMIKHIGTSAIMDLLLRMLTCIEPQQLRQDVLNWLNEEKVIQRLVEMIQPSQDEDRHSNASQSLCEIIRLSRDQMFQVQGSSEPDPLLATLEKQETVEKLLSNIFDKEKNESAIVSVIQILLTLFETRRPAFEGHMECPPGMSHPSFSVNHSILEAVRPRLKDFHQLLLEPPKKNMMKTTWGVLDPPVGNTRLNVVRLVASLLQSNTHSINTELINLNTLGVILDMYFKYIWNNFLHIQVEICTAMILAMPPAPIDIQPDTESEHVKESILIKHLFQKCQFIQRIVDAWSSNEKEQAEGGRRRGYMGHLTRIANSIVHNCDKGPNGPQIQQLISELPAEDREKWESFISGQLADTNKRNTVDLVNTHHIHSSSDDEVDFKDSGFHQDSSLQQFGFNDEEFADQDDVVDIPFDRISDINFSLNTNESANIALFEARCKEKIQQFEDAGSDEDDIWDEKDVTFAPEAQRRPRSSGSTDSEESTDSEEEDVKRDQFEASNPSNDDRMEVDTGPVWTANFDDIPMDTGTSTASNSNPSNPAASSPLSSTSPEAAWSSSPPANSNSETGWADFSNFTPVSPKDPLRCNSPVAMETSIETMDPLGVNAPMQSEDCDGWLGTSVASPAASSPSDCGSSKTEEEAPSSEHRSITETVINGSMKETVSLTVDAKTETAVFKRVLKSYRDEEKIASSEKYSVVEYVESERAGINSSATACCPKTGSEKCRPVVEVPNGPLEEMSPTEEAKLDRSSVSSEPAVNGPA; this is translated from the exons ATGTCCTGCAGGAGTGCAAGGCCCAGAATCACAAACTTGTGGACTTCCTGCTGAGACCACAGTGTATGGAGGACCTGGTTACCTTTATCACACAGGAACCCAGTACTGATGTTGAGGAAAAGGTTAAATACAA GTATCCCAACATATCATGTGAGCTGCTTACATCAGATGTGAGCCAGATCAATGACAGACTAGGAGAAGATGAAAAACTGCTGATGAAATTGTATAGTTTCCTCCAAAATGAGCCGCCCCTCAACCCCCTCCTGGCCAGCTTCTTCTCCAAAGTTCTTTCTATTCTTATAGGACGCAAGCCTGAACAG atagTTGATTTTCTGAGGAAGCAGGAAGACTTTGTAGACTTGATGATAAAACACATCGGGACCTCTGCGATCATGGACTTGCTGCTCAGGATGCTCACCTGCATCGAACCACAGCAGCTACGACAAGATGTTCTCAAT tgGCTGAATGAGGAGAAGGTGATTCAGAGACTGGTGGAGATGATACAACCTTCTCAAGATGAAGAT AGACACTCCAATGCATCACAGTCACTCTGTGAGATCATCAGACTGAGCAGAGACCAGATGTTCCAGGTGCAGGGCTCTTCAGAACCTGATCCACTTCTGGCCACACTTGAAAA GCAGGAGACAGTAGAGAAGCTGCTCTCTAATATCTTCGACAAGGAAAAGAACGAGTCTGCAATTGTCAGCGTTATCCAGATTCTGCTCACATTGTTTGAGACGAGGAGACCAGC GTTTGAGGGTCATATGGAGTGCCCCCCAGGGATGTCTCATCCATCATTCTCAGTGAACCACAGCATCCTAGAGGCTGTGAGACCCAGACTCAAAGACTTTCACCAGCTGCTATTGGAACCTCCAAAG AAGAATATGATGAAGACAACATGGGGGGTTCTGGACCCTCCAGTGGGCAACACCAGGCTCAATGTAGTCAGActggtcgccagtctgttgcagagcAACACACACAGCATCAATACAGAACTAATTAACCTCAACACACTCGGAGTTATACTA GATATGTATTTCAAATACATCTGGAACAACTTCCTCCACATTCAGGTGGAAATCTGCACAGCCATGATACTGGCTATGCCTCCTGCCCCCATAGACATCCAACCAGACACAGAGTCAGAACACGTGAAGGAAAGCATCCTCATCAAACAT CTGTTTCAAAAGTGCCAATTTATACAGAGAATCGTTGATGCCTGGAGCTCCAATGAGAAAGAACA GGCAGAAGGTGGGCGGCGACGAGGCTACATGGGTCACCTGACCAGAATAGCCAACTCTATAGTGCATAACTGCGACAAAGGCCCTAATGGACCGCAAATACAACAGCTCATCTCTG AGCTCCCTGCAGAGGATCGAGAAAAATGGGAATCTTTTATTTCTGGACAGCTGGCtgacacaaacaaaagaaacactgttgactTG GTAAATACACACCACATCCATTCTTCCAGTGATGATGAGGTGGACTTTAAAGACAGTGGCTTTCACCAAGACTCGTCTCTTCAACAA TTCGGCTTCAATGACGAAGAGTTTGCTGATCAGGACGATGTTGTGGA TATTCCCTTTGATAGAATATCAGACATCAATTTTTCACTGAATACAAATGAAAGT GCAAATATTGCTTTGTTTGAGGCACGCTGTAAGGAGAAAATCCAGCAGTTTGAAGATGCTGGTTCAGATGAAGATGATATCTGGGATGAAAAAGATGTCACCTTTGCACCAGAGGCACAGAGACGCCCCAG GAGTTCAGGCAGCACAGACAGCGAGGAGAGCACAGACTCAGAGGAGGAGGACGTGAAGAGGGATCAGTTTGAAGCTTCCAATCCCAGCAACGATGACAGAATGGAAGTTGACACAG gcCCAGTGTGGACGGCAAATTTTGATGATATCCCTATGGACACGGGTACATCCACAGCTTCAAACTCCAACCCCAGCAACCCAGCTGCATCCTCTCCCTTGTCCTCCACCTCCCCTGAGGCAGCATGGAGCTCCTCTCCTCCAGCTAACTCAAACTCAGAAACTGGCTGGGCTGATTTCTCCAACTTCACTCCTGTCAG CCCCAAAGACCCCCTGAGATGCAACTCTCCTGTTGCTATGGAAACCAGCATAGAGACAATGGACCCTTTAGGGGTTAACGCACCCATGCAGTCTGAAG ACTGTGATGGCTGGTTGGGCACGAGTGTGGCTTCTCCAGCTGCCTCTTCACCTAGTGATTGTGGGAGCTCTAAGACAGAGGAGGAAGCACCTAGCTCTGAGCACCGCAGCATCACAGAAACGGTCATCAATGGCTCCATGAAAGAAACAGTCAGTCTCACTGTTGATGCCAAGACTGAGACCGCCGTTTTCAAGAG AGTGTTGAAATCTTATCG TGATGAAGAGAAGATTGCTTCTTCAGAGAAGTACTCAGTAGTGGAGTATGTGGAGTCAGAGAGAGCAGGCATCAACAGCTCAGCCACAGCCTGCTGTCCTAAAACTGG TAGTGAGAAATGTCGACCCGTTGTGGAGGTACCCAATGGTCCCCTGGAAGAAATGTCCCCCACAGAGGAGGCCAA GCTCGACAGAAGTTCTGTGTCCTCTGAGCCAGCTGTAAATGGGCCAGCATGA
- the ppp6r3 gene encoding serine/threonine-protein phosphatase 6 regulatory subunit 3 isoform X3, with the protein MFWKFDLHTTSHIDTLLEKEDVTLTEVMDEDDVLQECKAQNHKLVDFLLRPQCMEDLVTFITQEPSTDVEEKVKYKYPNISCELLTSDVSQINDRLGEDEKLLMKLYSFLQNEPPLNPLLASFFSKVLSILIGRKPEQIVDFLRKQEDFVDLMIKHIGTSAIMDLLLRMLTCIEPQQLRQDVLNWLNEEKVIQRLVEMIQPSQDEDRHSNASQSLCEIIRLSRDQMFQVQGSSEPDPLLATLEKQETVEKLLSNIFDKEKNESAIVSVIQILLTLFETRRPAFEGHMECPPGMSHPSFSVNHSILEAVRPRLKDFHQLLLEPPKKNMMKTTWGVLDPPVGNTRLNVVRLVASLLQSNTHSINTELINLNTLGVILDMYFKYIWNNFLHIQVEICTAMILAMPPAPIDIQPDTESEHVKESILIKHLFQKCQFIQRIVDAWSSNEKEQAEGGRRRGYMGHLTRIANSIVHNCDKGPNGPQIQQLISELPAEDREKWESFISGQLADTNKRNTVDLVNTHHIHSSSDDEVDFKDSGFHQDSSLQQAFSDYQMQQMTSNFIEQFGFNDEEFADQDDVVDIPFDRISDINFSLNTNESANIALFEARCKEKIQQFEDAGSDEDDIWDEKDVTFAPEAQRRPRSSGSTDSEESTDSEEEDVKRDQFEASNPSNDDRMEVDTGPVWTANFDDIPMDTGTSTASNSNPSNPAASSPLSSTSPEAAWSSSPPANSNSETGWADFSNFTPVSPKDPLRCNSPVAMETSIETMDPLGVNAPMQSEDCDGWLGTSVASPAASSPSDCGSSKTEEEAPSSEHRSITETVINGSMKETVSLTVDAKTETAVFKSDEEKIASSEKYSVVEYVESERAGINSSATACCPKTGSEKCRPVVEVPNGPLEEMSPTEEAKLDRSSVSSEPAVNGPA; encoded by the exons ATGTCCTGCAGGAGTGCAAGGCCCAGAATCACAAACTTGTGGACTTCCTGCTGAGACCACAGTGTATGGAGGACCTGGTTACCTTTATCACACAGGAACCCAGTACTGATGTTGAGGAAAAGGTTAAATACAA GTATCCCAACATATCATGTGAGCTGCTTACATCAGATGTGAGCCAGATCAATGACAGACTAGGAGAAGATGAAAAACTGCTGATGAAATTGTATAGTTTCCTCCAAAATGAGCCGCCCCTCAACCCCCTCCTGGCCAGCTTCTTCTCCAAAGTTCTTTCTATTCTTATAGGACGCAAGCCTGAACAG atagTTGATTTTCTGAGGAAGCAGGAAGACTTTGTAGACTTGATGATAAAACACATCGGGACCTCTGCGATCATGGACTTGCTGCTCAGGATGCTCACCTGCATCGAACCACAGCAGCTACGACAAGATGTTCTCAAT tgGCTGAATGAGGAGAAGGTGATTCAGAGACTGGTGGAGATGATACAACCTTCTCAAGATGAAGAT AGACACTCCAATGCATCACAGTCACTCTGTGAGATCATCAGACTGAGCAGAGACCAGATGTTCCAGGTGCAGGGCTCTTCAGAACCTGATCCACTTCTGGCCACACTTGAAAA GCAGGAGACAGTAGAGAAGCTGCTCTCTAATATCTTCGACAAGGAAAAGAACGAGTCTGCAATTGTCAGCGTTATCCAGATTCTGCTCACATTGTTTGAGACGAGGAGACCAGC GTTTGAGGGTCATATGGAGTGCCCCCCAGGGATGTCTCATCCATCATTCTCAGTGAACCACAGCATCCTAGAGGCTGTGAGACCCAGACTCAAAGACTTTCACCAGCTGCTATTGGAACCTCCAAAG AAGAATATGATGAAGACAACATGGGGGGTTCTGGACCCTCCAGTGGGCAACACCAGGCTCAATGTAGTCAGActggtcgccagtctgttgcagagcAACACACACAGCATCAATACAGAACTAATTAACCTCAACACACTCGGAGTTATACTA GATATGTATTTCAAATACATCTGGAACAACTTCCTCCACATTCAGGTGGAAATCTGCACAGCCATGATACTGGCTATGCCTCCTGCCCCCATAGACATCCAACCAGACACAGAGTCAGAACACGTGAAGGAAAGCATCCTCATCAAACAT CTGTTTCAAAAGTGCCAATTTATACAGAGAATCGTTGATGCCTGGAGCTCCAATGAGAAAGAACA GGCAGAAGGTGGGCGGCGACGAGGCTACATGGGTCACCTGACCAGAATAGCCAACTCTATAGTGCATAACTGCGACAAAGGCCCTAATGGACCGCAAATACAACAGCTCATCTCTG AGCTCCCTGCAGAGGATCGAGAAAAATGGGAATCTTTTATTTCTGGACAGCTGGCtgacacaaacaaaagaaacactgttgactTG GTAAATACACACCACATCCATTCTTCCAGTGATGATGAGGTGGACTTTAAAGACAGTGGCTTTCACCAAGACTCGTCTCTTCAACAA GCCTTTTCTGATTATCAGATGCAACAAATGACGTCCAATTTTATTGAGCAGTTCGGCTTCAATGACGAAGAGTTTGCTGATCAGGACGATGTTGTGGA TATTCCCTTTGATAGAATATCAGACATCAATTTTTCACTGAATACAAATGAAAGT GCAAATATTGCTTTGTTTGAGGCACGCTGTAAGGAGAAAATCCAGCAGTTTGAAGATGCTGGTTCAGATGAAGATGATATCTGGGATGAAAAAGATGTCACCTTTGCACCAGAGGCACAGAGACGCCCCAG GAGTTCAGGCAGCACAGACAGCGAGGAGAGCACAGACTCAGAGGAGGAGGACGTGAAGAGGGATCAGTTTGAAGCTTCCAATCCCAGCAACGATGACAGAATGGAAGTTGACACAG gcCCAGTGTGGACGGCAAATTTTGATGATATCCCTATGGACACGGGTACATCCACAGCTTCAAACTCCAACCCCAGCAACCCAGCTGCATCCTCTCCCTTGTCCTCCACCTCCCCTGAGGCAGCATGGAGCTCCTCTCCTCCAGCTAACTCAAACTCAGAAACTGGCTGGGCTGATTTCTCCAACTTCACTCCTGTCAG CCCCAAAGACCCCCTGAGATGCAACTCTCCTGTTGCTATGGAAACCAGCATAGAGACAATGGACCCTTTAGGGGTTAACGCACCCATGCAGTCTGAAG ACTGTGATGGCTGGTTGGGCACGAGTGTGGCTTCTCCAGCTGCCTCTTCACCTAGTGATTGTGGGAGCTCTAAGACAGAGGAGGAAGCACCTAGCTCTGAGCACCGCAGCATCACAGAAACGGTCATCAATGGCTCCATGAAAGAAACAGTCAGTCTCACTGTTGATGCCAAGACTGAGACCGCCGTTTTCAAGAG TGATGAAGAGAAGATTGCTTCTTCAGAGAAGTACTCAGTAGTGGAGTATGTGGAGTCAGAGAGAGCAGGCATCAACAGCTCAGCCACAGCCTGCTGTCCTAAAACTGG TAGTGAGAAATGTCGACCCGTTGTGGAGGTACCCAATGGTCCCCTGGAAGAAATGTCCCCCACAGAGGAGGCCAA GCTCGACAGAAGTTCTGTGTCCTCTGAGCCAGCTGTAAATGGGCCAGCATGA
- the ppp6r3 gene encoding serine/threonine-protein phosphatase 6 regulatory subunit 3 isoform X7, producing MFWKFDLHTTSHIDTLLEKEDVTLTEVMDEDDVLQECKAQNHKLVDFLLRPQCMEDLVTFITQEPSTDVEEKVKYKYPNISCELLTSDVSQINDRLGEDEKLLMKLYSFLQNEPPLNPLLASFFSKVLSILIGRKPEQIVDFLRKQEDFVDLMIKHIGTSAIMDLLLRMLTCIEPQQLRQDVLNWLNEEKVIQRLVEMIQPSQDEDRHSNASQSLCEIIRLSRDQMFQVQGSSEPDPLLATLEKQETVEKLLSNIFDKEKNESAIVSVIQILLTLFETRRPAFEGHMECPPGMSHPSFSVNHSILEAVRPRLKDFHQLLLEPPKKNMMKTTWGVLDPPVGNTRLNVVRLVASLLQSNTHSINTELINLNTLGVILDMYFKYIWNNFLHIQVEICTAMILAMPPAPIDIQPDTESEHVKESILIKHLFQKCQFIQRIVDAWSSNEKEQAEGGRRRGYMGHLTRIANSIVHNCDKGPNGPQIQQLISELPAEDREKWESFISGQLADTNKRNTVDLVNTHHIHSSSDDEVDFKDSGFHQDSSLQQFGFNDEEFADQDDVVDIPFDRISDINFSLNTNESANIALFEARCKEKIQQFEDAGSDEDDIWDEKDVTFAPEAQRRPRSSGSTDSEESTDSEEEDVKRDQFEASNPSNDDRMEVDTGPVWTANFDDIPMDTGTSTASNSNPSNPAASSPLSSTSPEAAWSSSPPANSNSETGWADFSNFTPVSPKDPLRCNSPVAMETSIETMDPLGVNAPMQSEDCDGWLGTSVASPAASSPSDCGSSKTEEEAPSSEHRSITETVINGSMKETVSLTVDAKTETAVFKSDEEKIASSEKYSVVEYVESERAGINSSATACCPKTGSEKCRPVVEVPNGPLEEMSPTEEAKLDRSSVSSEPAVNGPA from the exons ATGTCCTGCAGGAGTGCAAGGCCCAGAATCACAAACTTGTGGACTTCCTGCTGAGACCACAGTGTATGGAGGACCTGGTTACCTTTATCACACAGGAACCCAGTACTGATGTTGAGGAAAAGGTTAAATACAA GTATCCCAACATATCATGTGAGCTGCTTACATCAGATGTGAGCCAGATCAATGACAGACTAGGAGAAGATGAAAAACTGCTGATGAAATTGTATAGTTTCCTCCAAAATGAGCCGCCCCTCAACCCCCTCCTGGCCAGCTTCTTCTCCAAAGTTCTTTCTATTCTTATAGGACGCAAGCCTGAACAG atagTTGATTTTCTGAGGAAGCAGGAAGACTTTGTAGACTTGATGATAAAACACATCGGGACCTCTGCGATCATGGACTTGCTGCTCAGGATGCTCACCTGCATCGAACCACAGCAGCTACGACAAGATGTTCTCAAT tgGCTGAATGAGGAGAAGGTGATTCAGAGACTGGTGGAGATGATACAACCTTCTCAAGATGAAGAT AGACACTCCAATGCATCACAGTCACTCTGTGAGATCATCAGACTGAGCAGAGACCAGATGTTCCAGGTGCAGGGCTCTTCAGAACCTGATCCACTTCTGGCCACACTTGAAAA GCAGGAGACAGTAGAGAAGCTGCTCTCTAATATCTTCGACAAGGAAAAGAACGAGTCTGCAATTGTCAGCGTTATCCAGATTCTGCTCACATTGTTTGAGACGAGGAGACCAGC GTTTGAGGGTCATATGGAGTGCCCCCCAGGGATGTCTCATCCATCATTCTCAGTGAACCACAGCATCCTAGAGGCTGTGAGACCCAGACTCAAAGACTTTCACCAGCTGCTATTGGAACCTCCAAAG AAGAATATGATGAAGACAACATGGGGGGTTCTGGACCCTCCAGTGGGCAACACCAGGCTCAATGTAGTCAGActggtcgccagtctgttgcagagcAACACACACAGCATCAATACAGAACTAATTAACCTCAACACACTCGGAGTTATACTA GATATGTATTTCAAATACATCTGGAACAACTTCCTCCACATTCAGGTGGAAATCTGCACAGCCATGATACTGGCTATGCCTCCTGCCCCCATAGACATCCAACCAGACACAGAGTCAGAACACGTGAAGGAAAGCATCCTCATCAAACAT CTGTTTCAAAAGTGCCAATTTATACAGAGAATCGTTGATGCCTGGAGCTCCAATGAGAAAGAACA GGCAGAAGGTGGGCGGCGACGAGGCTACATGGGTCACCTGACCAGAATAGCCAACTCTATAGTGCATAACTGCGACAAAGGCCCTAATGGACCGCAAATACAACAGCTCATCTCTG AGCTCCCTGCAGAGGATCGAGAAAAATGGGAATCTTTTATTTCTGGACAGCTGGCtgacacaaacaaaagaaacactgttgactTG GTAAATACACACCACATCCATTCTTCCAGTGATGATGAGGTGGACTTTAAAGACAGTGGCTTTCACCAAGACTCGTCTCTTCAACAA TTCGGCTTCAATGACGAAGAGTTTGCTGATCAGGACGATGTTGTGGA TATTCCCTTTGATAGAATATCAGACATCAATTTTTCACTGAATACAAATGAAAGT GCAAATATTGCTTTGTTTGAGGCACGCTGTAAGGAGAAAATCCAGCAGTTTGAAGATGCTGGTTCAGATGAAGATGATATCTGGGATGAAAAAGATGTCACCTTTGCACCAGAGGCACAGAGACGCCCCAG GAGTTCAGGCAGCACAGACAGCGAGGAGAGCACAGACTCAGAGGAGGAGGACGTGAAGAGGGATCAGTTTGAAGCTTCCAATCCCAGCAACGATGACAGAATGGAAGTTGACACAG gcCCAGTGTGGACGGCAAATTTTGATGATATCCCTATGGACACGGGTACATCCACAGCTTCAAACTCCAACCCCAGCAACCCAGCTGCATCCTCTCCCTTGTCCTCCACCTCCCCTGAGGCAGCATGGAGCTCCTCTCCTCCAGCTAACTCAAACTCAGAAACTGGCTGGGCTGATTTCTCCAACTTCACTCCTGTCAG CCCCAAAGACCCCCTGAGATGCAACTCTCCTGTTGCTATGGAAACCAGCATAGAGACAATGGACCCTTTAGGGGTTAACGCACCCATGCAGTCTGAAG ACTGTGATGGCTGGTTGGGCACGAGTGTGGCTTCTCCAGCTGCCTCTTCACCTAGTGATTGTGGGAGCTCTAAGACAGAGGAGGAAGCACCTAGCTCTGAGCACCGCAGCATCACAGAAACGGTCATCAATGGCTCCATGAAAGAAACAGTCAGTCTCACTGTTGATGCCAAGACTGAGACCGCCGTTTTCAAGAG TGATGAAGAGAAGATTGCTTCTTCAGAGAAGTACTCAGTAGTGGAGTATGTGGAGTCAGAGAGAGCAGGCATCAACAGCTCAGCCACAGCCTGCTGTCCTAAAACTGG TAGTGAGAAATGTCGACCCGTTGTGGAGGTACCCAATGGTCCCCTGGAAGAAATGTCCCCCACAGAGGAGGCCAA GCTCGACAGAAGTTCTGTGTCCTCTGAGCCAGCTGTAAATGGGCCAGCATGA
- the ppp6r3 gene encoding serine/threonine-protein phosphatase 6 regulatory subunit 3 isoform X5, with product MFWKFDLHTTSHIDTLLEKEDVTLTEVMDEDDVLQECKAQNHKLVDFLLRPQCMEDLVTFITQEPSTDVEEKVKYKYPNISCELLTSDVSQINDRLGEDEKLLMKLYSFLQNEPPLNPLLASFFSKVLSILIGRKPEQIVDFLRKQEDFVDLMIKHIGTSAIMDLLLRMLTCIEPQQLRQDVLNWLNEEKVIQRLVEMIQPSQDEDRHSNASQSLCEIIRLSRDQMFQVQGSSEPDPLLATLEKQETVEKLLSNIFDKEKNESAIVSVIQILLTLFETRRPAFEGHMECPPGMSHPSFSVNHSILEAVRPRLKDFHQLLLEPPKKNMMKTTWGVLDPPVGNTRLNVVRLVASLLQSNTHSINTELINLNTLGVILDMYFKYIWNNFLHIQVEICTAMILAMPPAPIDIQPDTESEHVKESILIKHLFQKCQFIQRIVDAWSSNEKEQAEGGRRRGYMGHLTRIANSIVHNCDKGPNGPQIQQLISELPAEDREKWESFISGQLADTNKRNTVDLVNTHHIHSSSDDEVDFKDSGFHQDSSLQQAFSDYQMQQMTSNFIEQFGFNDEEFADQDDVVDIPFDRISDINFSLNTNESANIALFEARCKEKIQQFEDAGSDEDDIWDEKDVTFAPEAQRRPRSSGSTDSEESTDSEEEDVKRDQFEASNPSNDDRMEVDTGPVWTANFDDIPMDTGTSTASNSNPSNPAASSPLSSTSPEAAWSSSPPANSNSETGWADFSNFTPVSPKDPLRCNSPVAMETSIETMDPLGVNAPMQSEDCDGWLGTSVASPAASSPSDCGSSKTEEEAPSSEHRSITETVINGSMKETVSLTVDAKTETAVFKSDEEKIASSEKYSVVEYVESERAGINSSATACCPKTGEKCRPVVEVPNGPLEEMSPTEEAKLDRSSVSSEPAVNGPA from the exons ATGTCCTGCAGGAGTGCAAGGCCCAGAATCACAAACTTGTGGACTTCCTGCTGAGACCACAGTGTATGGAGGACCTGGTTACCTTTATCACACAGGAACCCAGTACTGATGTTGAGGAAAAGGTTAAATACAA GTATCCCAACATATCATGTGAGCTGCTTACATCAGATGTGAGCCAGATCAATGACAGACTAGGAGAAGATGAAAAACTGCTGATGAAATTGTATAGTTTCCTCCAAAATGAGCCGCCCCTCAACCCCCTCCTGGCCAGCTTCTTCTCCAAAGTTCTTTCTATTCTTATAGGACGCAAGCCTGAACAG atagTTGATTTTCTGAGGAAGCAGGAAGACTTTGTAGACTTGATGATAAAACACATCGGGACCTCTGCGATCATGGACTTGCTGCTCAGGATGCTCACCTGCATCGAACCACAGCAGCTACGACAAGATGTTCTCAAT tgGCTGAATGAGGAGAAGGTGATTCAGAGACTGGTGGAGATGATACAACCTTCTCAAGATGAAGAT AGACACTCCAATGCATCACAGTCACTCTGTGAGATCATCAGACTGAGCAGAGACCAGATGTTCCAGGTGCAGGGCTCTTCAGAACCTGATCCACTTCTGGCCACACTTGAAAA GCAGGAGACAGTAGAGAAGCTGCTCTCTAATATCTTCGACAAGGAAAAGAACGAGTCTGCAATTGTCAGCGTTATCCAGATTCTGCTCACATTGTTTGAGACGAGGAGACCAGC GTTTGAGGGTCATATGGAGTGCCCCCCAGGGATGTCTCATCCATCATTCTCAGTGAACCACAGCATCCTAGAGGCTGTGAGACCCAGACTCAAAGACTTTCACCAGCTGCTATTGGAACCTCCAAAG AAGAATATGATGAAGACAACATGGGGGGTTCTGGACCCTCCAGTGGGCAACACCAGGCTCAATGTAGTCAGActggtcgccagtctgttgcagagcAACACACACAGCATCAATACAGAACTAATTAACCTCAACACACTCGGAGTTATACTA GATATGTATTTCAAATACATCTGGAACAACTTCCTCCACATTCAGGTGGAAATCTGCACAGCCATGATACTGGCTATGCCTCCTGCCCCCATAGACATCCAACCAGACACAGAGTCAGAACACGTGAAGGAAAGCATCCTCATCAAACAT CTGTTTCAAAAGTGCCAATTTATACAGAGAATCGTTGATGCCTGGAGCTCCAATGAGAAAGAACA GGCAGAAGGTGGGCGGCGACGAGGCTACATGGGTCACCTGACCAGAATAGCCAACTCTATAGTGCATAACTGCGACAAAGGCCCTAATGGACCGCAAATACAACAGCTCATCTCTG AGCTCCCTGCAGAGGATCGAGAAAAATGGGAATCTTTTATTTCTGGACAGCTGGCtgacacaaacaaaagaaacactgttgactTG GTAAATACACACCACATCCATTCTTCCAGTGATGATGAGGTGGACTTTAAAGACAGTGGCTTTCACCAAGACTCGTCTCTTCAACAA GCCTTTTCTGATTATCAGATGCAACAAATGACGTCCAATTTTATTGAGCAGTTCGGCTTCAATGACGAAGAGTTTGCTGATCAGGACGATGTTGTGGA TATTCCCTTTGATAGAATATCAGACATCAATTTTTCACTGAATACAAATGAAAGT GCAAATATTGCTTTGTTTGAGGCACGCTGTAAGGAGAAAATCCAGCAGTTTGAAGATGCTGGTTCAGATGAAGATGATATCTGGGATGAAAAAGATGTCACCTTTGCACCAGAGGCACAGAGACGCCCCAG GAGTTCAGGCAGCACAGACAGCGAGGAGAGCACAGACTCAGAGGAGGAGGACGTGAAGAGGGATCAGTTTGAAGCTTCCAATCCCAGCAACGATGACAGAATGGAAGTTGACACAG gcCCAGTGTGGACGGCAAATTTTGATGATATCCCTATGGACACGGGTACATCCACAGCTTCAAACTCCAACCCCAGCAACCCAGCTGCATCCTCTCCCTTGTCCTCCACCTCCCCTGAGGCAGCATGGAGCTCCTCTCCTCCAGCTAACTCAAACTCAGAAACTGGCTGGGCTGATTTCTCCAACTTCACTCCTGTCAG CCCCAAAGACCCCCTGAGATGCAACTCTCCTGTTGCTATGGAAACCAGCATAGAGACAATGGACCCTTTAGGGGTTAACGCACCCATGCAGTCTGAAG ACTGTGATGGCTGGTTGGGCACGAGTGTGGCTTCTCCAGCTGCCTCTTCACCTAGTGATTGTGGGAGCTCTAAGACAGAGGAGGAAGCACCTAGCTCTGAGCACCGCAGCATCACAGAAACGGTCATCAATGGCTCCATGAAAGAAACAGTCAGTCTCACTGTTGATGCCAAGACTGAGACCGCCGTTTTCAAGAG TGATGAAGAGAAGATTGCTTCTTCAGAGAAGTACTCAGTAGTGGAGTATGTGGAGTCAGAGAGAGCAGGCATCAACAGCTCAGCCACAGCCTGCTGTCCTAAAACTGG TGAGAAATGTCGACCCGTTGTGGAGGTACCCAATGGTCCCCTGGAAGAAATGTCCCCCACAGAGGAGGCCAA GCTCGACAGAAGTTCTGTGTCCTCTGAGCCAGCTGTAAATGGGCCAGCATGA